The Crassaminicella indica genomic interval AAGCATTTTTCTCATGCTCTAACTCCTCTGTCACTCTTTTTAAATCAGTAATATCTTGAAATATCGCTACAGCTCCTACAATTTCATTATCTTTAATAATAGGTGTTCTATTGATTATCAATGTTCTATTGTTGAAAACTTCTCTTTTTCCTAACTCTCTTTGTCCAGTTTTTAATACCTCTGGAAGTCTAGTATTGTCTAATATCTGGCGTACAGAATTCCCTACAGCATTTTCTGCCTTAGGTCCTAATATTCTTTCTGCTGAATGATTATATACAATAATATCTTCATTCTTATTAATTGCAATAATTCCATTGTATGTAGAATCTAGTATTGCATTAAACTCATTTGCTAGATACTGCTGACTATGAAAATAATCTTTTATAATCTTATCCTTTTGAATAAATCCTTTAAATCTTTCTTGATCATCTACTACAACAATATGTTGATCAATAATTGGAAAAACTGCTTCGATATTATCATTTTCCTTGATTGCTACAAATTTATCCTTTATTAGTTCATCAATGCTGCCAAATGAAAGTTCGTGATCTAATATCAGATTGTATAAATTATTTTTAGAAACAATATTTTTAACATGATAATTTTCGTCTACAATAGGAATAAATTCTAAAAAATGATCTTTTAATAAAAGAATAACATCTTCCGCTTTGCTGTCTTCTTTAATAGATAGTGTACAATATATTGTATAGTCCTTTACTTTCATTGGCCTTTCCTCCTCAACACTCCAAGAATACTCATTAACACACCTATTATATCACAACTTTATATTTTTTTTGTATGAATAAATGAACACAGCATGAAATATATTGACAATCATTCTCATTTCTTGTATAATTATAATCAATAAAAGTAGTTATCGTATTGTTTTCATGATAATGATTTTCATTTTGTATTTGTATTAATTATTATTACTATATATAGGAGGTATCCCTATGACACTTGATTTAATTGCAAAAGGTCAAAAATTAGAAATCGTTCATATTCCAGATTCATCTATTCGTGCACAAGCTATACGTTTAGGCATTTATGAAGGAGCAAAGCTAGTATGCTCAGAAAAACTACCAGCAGGTCC includes:
- a CDS encoding FeoA family protein, with amino-acid sequence MTLDLIAKGQKLEIVHIPDSSIRAQAIRLGIYEGAKLVCSEKLPAGPVILQNRMQEIAIGRNLAKKIAVKSIA